A portion of the Melanotaenia boesemani isolate fMelBoe1 chromosome 2, fMelBoe1.pri, whole genome shotgun sequence genome contains these proteins:
- the LOC121647999 gene encoding uncharacterized protein LOC121647999, translating into MAWNTNCQSTITVPVATVDVQAVNEDRIYIKLSRSSFAKCQALWNKSSRSTSAIEIIEEHCKLQLLRPCETRWNSLFYAVERIVRIVKEQGEAAIAAICSTLKIPMFSPAEIAFLTEYAKTMSPVAKAVDVLQAEANVQMGWLVPTITLLKSKLQNLHTTSKYCGPLVDALQAGLERRFGETLADPELIAAAILVPKFRTRWTTDEGIIKCGLDYIKTHLKEQSSAAQSGDSLSSAEEEDFFLSIKQTDQRDGNTKQLDSYLASPTDTMDILKTFPSVCHLSLKLNTPLPASAACERLFSTAGMIFRPKRAKLLSENLENLLLMKLNKRFC; encoded by the exons ATGGCCTGGAATACCAACTGCCAAAGCACCATCACTGTGCCT GTGGCAACAGTTGATGTCCAAGCAGTGAATGAAGACCGGATCTACATAAAGCTCTCTCGCTCATCATTTGCAAAGTGCCAGGCTCTCTGGAACAAGAGCAGCAGATCCACCTCAGCTATAGAGATAATTGAAGAACACTGCAAACTCCAGCTCCTGAGGCCTTGTGAAACAAG GTGGAATTCTCTCTTCTATGCTGTTGAGAGGATTGTACGGATTGTGAAAGAACAAGGAGAAGCAGCCATTGCAGCGATCTGCAGCACGCTGAAGATTCCGAT GTTCAGTCCTGCCGAGATTGCTTTTCTCACAGAATATGCAAAGACCATGAGCCCAGTTGCAAAAGCAGTTGATGTTCTTCAGGCTGAGGCAAACGTGCAGATGGGGTGGCTTGTACCCACCATCACACTGCTCAAGTCCAAGCTCCAGAACCTTCACACCACCTCCAAGTACTGTGGGCCATTGGTGGATGCTCTTCAAGCAGGGCTTGAACGTCGCTTTGGAGAGACGCTTGCTGATCCAGAGCTGATTGCTGCTGCCATTCTTGTCCCCAAGTTCAGGACACGCTGGACTACTGATGAAGGCATCATTAAATGTG GCCTTGACtacatcaaaacccacctgaaggaGCAGAGTAGTGCAGCACAGTCAGGTGACTCTCTGTCGTCAGCAGAAGAGGAGGACTTCTTTTTGTCAATCAAGCAGACAGATCAACGGGACGGTAACACCAAACAACTAGATTCCTACCTGGCCAGTCCAACTGATACCATGGACATCctaaaaacatttccatctgTGTGCCACCTGTCTCTTAAGCTCAACACACCACTACCTGCCTCAGCTGCCTGTGAGAGGCTTTTTAGCACAGCAGGAATGATTTTTAGACCCAAGAGGGCTAAGCTGCTTTCTGAGAACTTGGAAAACCTGCTTCTCATGAAGCTCAACAAAAggttttgttaa